The Candidatus Bathyarchaeia archaeon genome contains a region encoding:
- the mch gene encoding methenyltetrahydromethanopterin cyclohydrolase: MAWRLLEKLCENPDYYGVKVERAKNGALLVDAGISARGGFQAGKIITEICMGGCGKARITCRQYGELELPTIFVYTDHPAIATLGSQFAGWNIKEGDYFAIGSGPARALAQKPREIYERLGYKDECDKTIVVLETDKHPPETLIARLARDCKVEEANLAIILTPTASVAGATQVAGRIVETGIHKLNELGLDPKTILYAWGCAPIPPVHPKFVKAMARTNDAILYGGITYYMVNYENEEELAKIVEKAPSKASKDYGRPFLEIFRAAGYDFYKIDPNIFAPAVVIINNLKTGNTFRAGEININALKESFGL; this comes from the coding sequence TTGGCTTGGAGACTTCTGGAAAAATTATGCGAAAATCCAGATTATTATGGCGTGAAGGTTGAAAGGGCAAAAAACGGCGCTCTGCTGGTGGACGCCGGCATAAGCGCCAGAGGCGGCTTCCAAGCGGGCAAGATAATAACGGAGATCTGCATGGGCGGCTGCGGAAAAGCCCGCATAACTTGTAGGCAGTATGGCGAACTAGAGCTTCCAACAATATTCGTTTACACGGATCATCCGGCCATAGCCACTTTGGGCTCGCAGTTTGCAGGCTGGAACATTAAGGAAGGCGACTACTTTGCTATTGGCTCGGGGCCCGCCAGAGCCTTAGCCCAGAAACCGAGGGAAATCTATGAACGTTTGGGCTATAAGGACGAGTGCGACAAAACTATTGTGGTTTTGGAAACCGATAAGCATCCGCCAGAAACACTGATAGCGCGTCTGGCCCGCGACTGCAAGGTGGAAGAGGCCAATCTTGCCATAATCTTGACGCCGACGGCTAGTGTTGCCGGAGCCACGCAGGTTGCTGGCCGCATCGTTGAAACTGGAATCCATAAGCTTAACGAGCTTGGGCTTGACCCGAAAACGATTCTCTACGCCTGGGGGTGTGCTCCCATACCACCCGTCCACCCAAAATTCGTTAAGGCTATGGCAAGAACAAACGACGCCATATTATATGGCGGAATCACCTACTACATGGTAAACTATGAAAACGAGGAGGAACTGGCGAAAATCGTGGAAAAAGCCCCCTCTAAAGCTTCAAAGGACTATGGAAGACCCTTCCTCGAGATCTTCAGGGCAGCTGGCTACGACTTCTATAAAATAGATCCGAACATTTTTGCGCCAGCCGTCGTAATCATAAACAATCTGAAGACAGGAAATACGTTTAGGGCCGGAGAGATAAACATTAACGCCTTAAAGGAGTCTTTTGGTTTATAA
- a CDS encoding formylmethanofuran dehydrogenase subunit C translates to MMVNLYPLKEFRLPVVAECINPDIFHGKSLKEIEALEAWEGNKKKRLGDLFKVEVENTGSDQEATVIKINGDVSRVRRIGASMKSGEIIVKGDAGMHLGEEMRGGKITVYGNVLGWAGSMMKGGTIEVHGNTGDYLGAPYRGSTEGMKGGKIIVHGNVGREAGAHMKKGIIKIYGCAGQFVGFRMKGGTIYVQKDCEARAGACMVDGTIIIGGRIESVMPTFTIEGLRKKVKVEEGEVIEAPFYLFIGDLTENGRGRLFVAKEPNPHLSHYEKFL, encoded by the coding sequence ATGATGGTGAATCTTTATCCCCTAAAAGAGTTTAGGCTGCCAGTAGTGGCGGAATGCATAAACCCAGACATTTTCCATGGAAAAAGCCTCAAGGAAATCGAAGCCCTAGAAGCATGGGAAGGCAACAAAAAGAAGAGGCTAGGCGACCTTTTCAAAGTTGAGGTGGAAAACACCGGAAGCGACCAGGAGGCCACGGTGATAAAAATTAATGGCGACGTCAGCCGTGTTAGGCGTATAGGCGCTAGCATGAAGAGCGGCGAAATAATTGTTAAGGGTGATGCTGGCATGCACTTGGGCGAGGAAATGCGGGGTGGAAAAATAACGGTTTACGGCAACGTCCTAGGCTGGGCTGGTTCCATGATGAAGGGCGGCACAATAGAAGTTCACGGCAATACCGGCGACTATTTAGGCGCGCCGTACAGAGGCAGCACAGAAGGCATGAAAGGCGGAAAAATAATCGTGCATGGAAACGTTGGCCGCGAAGCCGGAGCCCACATGAAAAAGGGCATAATAAAGATCTACGGTTGCGCTGGACAGTTTGTGGGCTTTCGCATGAAGGGCGGCACAATTTATGTGCAGAAGGACTGCGAGGCAAGGGCTGGCGCATGTATGGTGGACGGCACCATAATAATCGGCGGTCGCATAGAGTCTGTGATGCCCACCTTCACTATAGAAGGATTAAGAAAGAAGGTTAAAGTTGAGGAGGGCGAAGTTATCGAGGCCCCCTTCTATCTGTTCATTGGCGATTTGACGGAAAACGGTCGCGGAAGACTCTTCGTCGCCAAGGAGCCAAACCCCCACCTAAGTCACTATGAAAAATTCCTTTAG
- a CDS encoding formylmethanofuran dehydrogenase subunit A gives MELLIKNGFVYDPINGVNGEKMDIAIKDGKIVEKVNERRAKKIDASGMIVMPGGIDIHSHIAGGKVNAGRLLRPEDHFKDVEPKTAVTRSGVGYSIPSTFTTGYRYARMGWTTVMDPAMPPLEAKHTHEELSDTPIIDKASYPLLGDWWFMLEYLRDGKIEECARHVAWMIKATKGYAIKLVNPGGLEAWGFGRNVESIDDQVPYFGITPREIIRGLCKVNKLLHLPHTIHVHTNNLGKPGNYITALETMRCVEDLADDGKPVIHITHCQFSAFKGDDWRTFESGAEEIANYVNVHSHVTLDMGQVIFTDTTTMTADGPFQYTLYTLSGNKWTNHDVETETSAGIVPFHYKRKSYVHATQWSIGLELALLIKDPWKILMTTDHPNGGPFIAYPRIIAWLMSRKAREATLKKINPKARSRSLLPSIDRELDFYEIAIVTRAGQAKALGLKHKGHLGVGADADIAIYNFNPETMDPSKKYRAVRRAFKRATYTIKGGQVVVKDGEVLKHVDGVTMWVNIQLCEPCEIEVNENLRRRFKEYWTVEFENYPVSEDYLAVSHPIPVKADV, from the coding sequence ATGGAGCTTTTAATAAAGAATGGATTCGTTTACGACCCGATTAACGGCGTTAACGGCGAAAAAATGGACATAGCCATAAAAGACGGCAAAATAGTGGAGAAAGTAAATGAACGTAGAGCCAAGAAGATAGACGCCTCCGGCATGATAGTGATGCCCGGCGGCATAGACATTCACAGCCACATAGCCGGCGGCAAAGTTAATGCTGGAAGGCTGCTTCGCCCAGAAGATCACTTTAAAGATGTTGAGCCAAAAACCGCCGTCACACGGTCTGGTGTGGGCTATTCGATTCCATCCACATTTACAACGGGCTACCGCTATGCAAGGATGGGCTGGACAACAGTTATGGATCCGGCTATGCCACCTCTAGAGGCGAAACACACCCATGAGGAGCTTAGCGACACGCCAATAATTGATAAGGCTAGTTACCCGCTTCTGGGCGACTGGTGGTTTATGCTTGAATACCTGCGAGATGGCAAAATTGAGGAGTGCGCCCGCCACGTGGCTTGGATGATTAAGGCGACGAAGGGCTACGCCATAAAACTTGTGAATCCAGGTGGGCTTGAAGCTTGGGGTTTCGGCCGCAACGTGGAAAGCATAGATGATCAAGTCCCATATTTTGGGATTACGCCCCGCGAAATTATCCGCGGCTTGTGCAAGGTTAACAAGCTTCTGCACTTGCCACACACTATCCATGTGCACACCAACAATTTGGGCAAACCCGGCAACTACATAACCGCCCTAGAAACGATGCGTTGTGTTGAAGATTTGGCAGATGACGGAAAACCAGTTATCCACATAACTCACTGCCAGTTCTCCGCCTTCAAGGGTGATGATTGGCGAACCTTCGAATCCGGAGCCGAGGAAATAGCCAACTACGTTAACGTCCACTCTCACGTAACGTTAGACATGGGTCAAGTTATTTTCACGGACACCACAACTATGACGGCTGACGGCCCCTTCCAGTACACGCTTTACACGCTTAGCGGGAACAAGTGGACAAACCATGACGTGGAAACCGAAACAAGCGCTGGAATAGTGCCCTTCCACTACAAACGGAAAAGCTATGTTCACGCAACCCAATGGTCCATAGGCCTTGAACTCGCCCTACTCATAAAAGACCCGTGGAAAATCTTAATGACAACAGACCACCCCAACGGCGGGCCTTTCATCGCTTATCCGCGGATTATAGCCTGGCTTATGAGCCGAAAAGCCAGAGAAGCCACCCTCAAAAAGATTAACCCGAAAGCTCGAAGCCGAAGTCTTCTTCCATCCATAGATCGCGAGCTAGACTTTTACGAGATAGCCATAGTGACCCGCGCTGGGCAAGCCAAGGCCCTAGGCCTAAAGCACAAAGGCCATCTTGGCGTGGGGGCGGACGCTGACATCGCCATATACAATTTTAACCCGGAAACTATGGATCCCTCCAAGAAGTATAGGGCTGTTAGGCGCGCTTTTAAGCGGGCTACCTACACCATTAAGGGTGGACAAGTGGTTGTAAAGGACGGCGAAGTGTTGAAGCACGTGGATGGAGTAACCATGTGGGTTAACATCCAGCTATGCGAGCCATGCGAAATAGAGGTAAACGAAAACCTGAGGAGACGCTTCAAAGAATATTGGACCGTCGAGTTTGAGAATTATCCGGTTTCAGAGGATTATTTGGCTGTTTCCCATCCAATACCCGTGAAGGCTGATGTGTGA